A portion of the Podospora pseudoanserina strain CBS 124.78 chromosome 2, whole genome shotgun sequence genome contains these proteins:
- a CDS encoding hypothetical protein (EggNog:ENOG503PBJ6; COG:S) has product MTEEKAASPAPEAATKAQSPPPAADSSPAPEPAQPEPVHIQADDEEPDETDVDSSWGEDAVSSTASISSSILDYRKENGRTYHAYRDGKYLIPNDEQENERLDFQHHLWYLTLDGRLGFAPPAHPEAKFAGRVLDVGTGTGIWAIDFGDEHPDAHVIGVDLSPIQPSFTPPNVHFQIDDLEDEWTFSQPFDYIHVRAMSGSIKNWSVFLERCIEYEPTQNLSQLLLTCENRNLKPGGWLEVQEPGRPIADDDTFPPDCALAKATALFAEGLAAAGSPLLDVFTLKDLFNGAGFVSYDEKRAYWPSNPWPKDKKLKEIAMWSNTNLSAGVEGFLMAVATRFLGWSLPEVTVLSAQARADLNDKRIHAYWPVISAFAQKPE; this is encoded by the exons ATGACCGAGGAAAAGGCAGCATCTCCAGCCCCCGAGGCGGCCACCAAGGCTCAATCACCGCCACCTGCCGCTGATTCGTCACCAGCCCCAGAACCAGCCCAGCCAGAGCCTGTCCATATTCAAGCTGACGATGAGGAGCCTGATGAGACTGATGTGGACTCGTCGTGGGGGGAG GACGCCGTCTCCTCGACTGCTAGCATCTCTAGTTCCATCTTGGACTACAGAAAAGAGAACGGGCGCACTTATCACGCCTATAGAGACGGAA AATACCTGATCCCCAATGATGAACAAGAAAACGAGCGTCTTGAttttcaacaccatctttgGTATCTGACTCTCGATGGTCGGTTGGGATTCGCTCCTCCCGCTCATCCTGAAGCCAAATTTGCTGGTCGGGTTCTCGATGTTGGCACTGGTACAGGTATCTGGGCTATTGATTTTGGTGATGAGCATCCAGATGCTCATGTTATCGGCGTCGACCTCTCACCGATTCAACCGAGCTT CACACCTCCCAATGTCCACTTTCAAATCGACGATCTGGAGGACGAATGGACCTTCTCACAGCCATTTGACTACATTCACGTTCGCGCCATGTCCGGTTCAATCAAGAACTGGTCTGTGTTTCTTGAAAGATGCATCGAGTATGAACCCACCCAAAATCTTTCTCAATTGCTTCTGACATGCGAAAATAGAAACTTGAAGCCTGGCGGTTGGCTCGAAGTTCAAGAACCGGGCAGACCCATTGCCGACGATGACACATTCCCCCCTGACTGTGCTCTCGCCAAAGCTACCGCTCTTTTTGCGGAAGGtctcgcagcagcaggctcgCCGCTTCTTGACGTCTTCACTCTCAAGGACTTGTTCAACGGAGCCGGCTTTGTCAGCTACGATGAAAAGCGGGCTTATTGGCCCAGCAACCCTTGGCCCAAAgacaagaagctcaaggagatcgCCATGTGGTCCAACACAAACCTCTCCGCCGGCGTTGAGGGTttcttgatggcggtggcgacACGCTTCTTGGGCTGGAGTCTGCCAGAAGTCACTGTTCTTTCTGCTCAAGCAAGAGCTGATCTCAACGACAAAAGAATCCATGCCTATTGGCCAGT CATCTCTGCATTTGCGCAAAAGCCCGAGTGA
- a CDS encoding hypothetical protein (EggNog:ENOG503NX5Z; COG:S), with protein sequence MEKAEVEEKVTPFPVVNSSSSSSGSSIHDTISLASNHDDNASSPTPPDQQEYAVVSFSPNDPENPYNWSMKKKSILLLCATLTCLNSTMGSTIASANLFPLLSAEFHVPVGPQSVLPASLYLMGFCFGPIIFAPLSETYGRKPILVTGFLLFVASTAGASVAPSWWSFLLMRFLCGTFGSPPLSVFGGVIADCFGDEVQRGRMLMVWSASTFVGPLGAPVLGGFVGGILGWRWVFWIALIFAGVTLASVLAIPETLAAKILKRKAERLNKEEPREDGRRWVAPAELSQKSVFVTLKTTLLRPLELLCGEMVVVLTSLYIGFIYSVFYMMVQIYYAIFVGVYGFSPGVSGLLFTIIGLGTIIGCFICWWCDPVTLRLSAKHPTKRAEYFRLPLACIGGPFFVISILWIGLSARSDVHWAVPFIATVPYGIAYNIMWVAMINYVADAYGIYSASALAALGTTRSVAGALLPLAIEDMLKALGIAKSCALLAGISAALAAVPLCFVAYGDKIRAASKFSAALKTEGQREEAALGRTMSHISAV encoded by the exons ATGGAGAAAGCAGAGGTGGAGGAAAAGGTCACACCTTTTCCGGTGGTGAACAGCAGTAGTTCCTCTAGCGGTTCCAGCATTCATGATACCATCTCGCTGGCATCCAACCATGACGACAAcgcctcctcaccaacaccacccgacCAGCAAGAATACGCTGTTGTGTCGTTCTCTCCTAACGACCCCGAGAACCCCTACAACTGGTCCATG aaaaagaaatccATCCTGCTCCTCTGCGCTACCCTCACATGCCTCAATTCAACAATGGGCTCCACCATCGCCTCggccaacctcttccccctcctatCTGCTGAATTTCACGTCCCCGTCGGCCCCCAATCTGTCCTCCCTGCTTCGCTCTACCTGATGGGGTTCTGCTTCGGGCCTATCATTTTTGCGCCCTTGTCCGAAACCTACGGGAGGAAACCTATTCTTGTGACGGGTTTCTTATTGTTTGTGGCTAGCACGGCGGGGGCGTCTGTTGCGCCGAGTTGGTGGAGttttttgttgatgaggttctTGTGCGGGACTTTTGGGAGTCCGCCATTGAGtgtgtttgggggggttaTAGCTGATTGCTTTGGGGATGAGGTACAGCGGGGAAGGATGTTGATGGTTTGGAGTGCTTCTACGTTTGTGGGGCCTTTGGGGGCGCcagttttgggggggtttgtgggAGGGATtttgggttggaggtgggttTTTTG GATCGCGTTGATCTTTGCGGGAGTCACGCTGGCTTCAGTGTTGGCCATCCCTGAGACGTTGGCGGCCAAGattttgaagaggaaggcggagaggttgaatAAGGAGGAGCcgagggaggatgggaggaggtgggtggcGCCGGCGGAGTTGAGTCAGAAGAGTGTCTTTGTCACTTTG AAAACAACCTTGCTGCGCCCGTTGGAGTTGCTATGTGgagagatggtggtggttctcACATCTCTTTACATCGGGTTTATTTACTCGGTGTTCTACAT GATGGTCCAGATCTATTACGCTATTTTCGTGGGCGTGTACGGATTCAGTCCTGGTGTTTCAGGGCTATTGTTTACGATTA TTGGTCTTGGAACTATCATCGGCTGCTTCATCTGCTGGTGGTGCGACCCAGTTACTCTTCGGCTCAGCGCCAAACACCCTACGAAGAGAGCAGAGTACTtccgcctccctctggcCTGCATTGGAGGCCCGTTTTTCGTCATCTCAATCCTGTGGATTGGACTGTCTGCTCGGTCCGATGTGCATTGGGCGGTCCCCTTTATCGCAACTGTGCCTTATGGAATTGCTTACAATATCATGTGGGTAGCAATGATCAAC TACGTTGCGGATGCGTATGGTATCTACTCTGCCTCTGCCCTGGCGGCATTGGGCACCACGCGTAGTGTTGCTGGtgctctcctcccactcgcTATCGAAGATATGCTCAAGGCTTTGGGTATTGCCAAGTCTTGTGCATTGCTTGCTGGTATCAGTGCAGCTTTGGCAGCCGTTCCATTGTGTTTTGTTGCTTATGGTGATAAGATTCGTGCTGCTAGCAAGTTTTCCGCAGCACTCAAGACTGAAGGACAGCGGGAGGAGGCAGCGTTGGGTCGGACTATGAGCCATATATCTGCTGTATAG
- a CDS encoding hypothetical protein (COG:I; EggNog:ENOG503NV8M), with amino-acid sequence MTVNTKAAASAVAPAHPSGKEKHGKLVQFLRGFSFFVYFMAGCIAIHLTQLIGSPLYYVDHDIYYSYMALTKQSFGLLITTSTNWWGPTTIRISGDASVADQIKKTKDGRVEFSFPERMVMIANHQIYTDWLYLWWIGYANSPQMHGYVYIILKESLKYIPIAGLGMVFYGFIFMSRKMAVDQPRLAHRLGKLKTYNTTPDGTKYLNPMWLLLFPEGTNASQNGRNKSAKWAEKIGVKDPEHMLLPRSTGSFFCLNELKGTVEYVYDCTVAYEGVPRGKFGEQLFTLSGTYFRGQPPKSVNLYWRRFRIADIPLDSAEKFDVWLRERWYEKDALMEQYISTGRFPASPPTAANKNQEGFLETEVRTRYKFEFLQIYAVVGIVALLINLVLRLYNRLLSIVS; translated from the exons ATGACGGTTAATACCAAAGCGGCGGCCTCGGCCGTTGCTCCAGCCCATCCGTCTGGAAAGGAAAAGCACGGAAAATTGGTCCAGTTCTTGAGAGGCTTCTCATTCTTCGTCTATTTTATGGCTGGCTGTATTGC TATCCATCTTACACAACTGATCGGCTCGCCGCTGTACTACGTCGACCACGATATCTACTACTCCTATATGGCTTTGACGAAACAGTCTTTTGGGCTGCTGATCACAACTTCCACAAACTGGTGGGGCCCCACCACGATACGCATAAGCGGGGATGCCTCGGTGGCAGATCAGATCAAGAAAACGAAGGATGGTAGGGTTGAGTTTTCGTTTCCAGAGCGCATGGTGATGATTGCCAACCATCAG ATCTACACTGACTGGCTATATCTGTGGTGGATCGGGTACGCCAATAGCCCTCAGATGCATGGCTATGTCTACATCATCTTGAAGGAATCACTCAAATACATTCCTATCGCAGGACTTGGCATGGTTTTCTATGGCTTCATCTTTATGTCCCGGAAGATGGCTGTTGACCAGCCACGCCTGGCCCACCGTCTCGGCAAGCtcaaaacatacaacacgACCCCCGATGGCACGAAATACCTAAACCCAATGTGGCTCCTGCTCTTCCCCGAAGGCACAAATGCATCGCAAAATGGACGGAACAAGTCTGCGAAGTGGGCCGAGAAGATTGGAGTCAAGGACCCGGAGCACATGCTTCTCCCGAGAAGCACTGGTAGTTTCTTTTGCCTGAACGAACTCAAGGGCACTGTGGAGTATGTATACGATTGCACTGTGGCATACGAAGGTGTACC TCGTGGGAAGTTCGGCGAGCAGCTTTTCACTCTCTCAGGTACCTACTTCCGCGGTCAACCTCCAAAGTCAGTCAACCTCTACTGGCGTCGATTCCGTATTGCAGATATTCCCCTGGACAGCGCCGAAAAGTTCGATGTGTGGCTCCGGGAGCGGTGGTATGAGAAGGATGCTCTGATGGAGCAGTACATCTCCACTGGTCGTTTCCCTGCGAGCCCGCCCACCGCTGCCAACAAGAACCAGGAAGGCTTTCTCGAGACCGAGGTTCGCACTCGTTACAAGTTTGAGTTCCTCCAGATTTATGCCGTGGTCGGCATTGTCGCTCTACTGATCAACCTCGTTTTGAGGCTCTACAACCGACTTCTTTCTATTGTTTCATAG
- the POS5 gene encoding NADH kinase pos5 (COG:G; EggNog:ENOG503NTZV; BUSCO:EOG0926384F): MSRLCCPAQAFALLNTTSKVTNIARCRLKLAAQPWRAFSVSTNRRQILDVSTLSNRIVPHYQQTKTASLLALHWPEPPRNILLMPKLHAPHVTVSAVEFAKHIHNNYPGLNLVFESHIAHTIHKDLPFPIYSAAPADTTALYADKIDLVTTMGGDGTILRAASLFSSHFGVPPILAFSMGTLGFLGEWKFDEYKRAFRECYMSGCSVSTEDLGDPHTRTATTRAIDGLPDPEGWDSVRGNGKCMGLNRTSKILLRNRLRVGIYDSEGRNINEHILPTSTAEPSLGLEGEPVFTAQSSTAGAAGGRGGNSPYLHAINEVSIDRGSHPHLAIIDIFVNGHFLTEAVADGILISTPTGSTAYSLSAGGSIVHPLVKSLLITPISPRSLSFRPLVLPLHTKVVLRLSKRNRGRELPVSIDGKRRLGVTIGMEVRVEGEKLERTEDGWKGGVPCVIRASNKNDSEGFGEDDDSWVGGLNGLLKFNYPFGSGS; this comes from the coding sequence ATGTCGAGGTTGTGTTGCCCTGCTCAAGCCTTCGCTTTGCTGAACACAACCAGCAAGGTGACCAATATCGCCCGATGCAGACTTAAACTTGCAGCCCAACCATGGCGGGCCTTTTCCGTCTCAACAAACCGGAGGCAGATTCTTGACGTCTCAACCTTGAGTAATCGCATTGTCCCTCACTACCAGCAAACGAAGACGGCGTCGCTCCTCGCCTTGCACTGGCCGGAGCCACCACGCAACATCCTTCTCATGCCCAAGTTACACGCTCCTCACGTTACCGTCTCGGCCGTCGAATTCGCAAAGCACATCCACAACAATTACCCCGGGCTCAACCTCGTCTTCGAGAGCCATATTGCTCACACCATACACAAAGACTTGCCATTCCCCATATATTCGGCCGCTCCTGCTGATACTACAGCACTGTATGCTGACAAAATCGACCTGGTTACCACTATGGGTGGTGACGGCACCATCCTACGCGCCGCAAGTCTCTTTTCAAGCCACTTCGGTGTGCCACCAATCCTGGCTTTCAGTATGGGCACCCTTGGGTTTCTCGGCGAGTGGAAGTTTGATGAATACAAACGAGCTTTTCGAGAATGCTATATGAGCGGTTGCAGCGTCTCAACCGAAGATCTTGGGGATCCTCATACCCGAACAGCTACCACCAGGGCCATCGATGGTCTGCCAGACCCCGAGGGCTGGGATAGTGTACGGGGGAATGGAAAATGCATGGGCTTGAACCGTACCTCCAAGATCCTCCTCCGAAACCGACTACGAGTCGGCATCTACGACAGCGAAGGCCGCAACATCAACGAACACATACTACCTACATCCACAGCTGAACCATCCTTGGGTCTCGAGGGCGAACCAGTCTTTACTGCGCAGTCTTCCACGGCTGGTGCAGCAGGAGGTAGGGGCGGCAACTCACCATATTTGCACGCTATCAACGAAGTCTCGATCGATCGTGGATCGCATCCTCATCTCGCCATCATTGATATATTTGTCAACGGCCATTTCCTTACCGAAGCTGTAGCAGACGGTATTCTTATTAGCACCCCTACAGGATCGACAGCATACTCTCTCTCGGCCGGCGGCTCGATTGTTCATCCCCTTGTGAAATCCCTTCTTATCACACCTATTAGCCCGCGAAGCTTGAGTTTCCGCCCTTTGGTCTTGCCACTGCATACCAAAGTGGTGTTGAGACTCAGCAAGCGGAACCGAGGCAGAGAGTTGCCGGTCTCGATCGATGGGAAACGGCGTCTAGGGGTGACGATTGGCATGGAGGTCCGAGTGGAaggggagaagctggagagaACCGAGGATGGGTGGAAGGGTGGTGTTCCTTGCGTGATTAGAGCATCGAACAAAAACGACTCGGAAGGGTTCGGAGAGGACGATGACTCatgggttggagggttgaATGGGCTGTTGAAGTTCAATTATCCTTTCGGCTCAGGCTCCTAG
- a CDS encoding hypothetical protein (COG:T; EggNog:ENOG503NVHW): MAPPITLNRNFPPTPNHVWSPFVNKLELRLRLSSIPYTTASGSLPQSPNRKIPYISYQPSPNHTPELLGDSTLITKRLISDHLLPDLNSALSPAEKALDLSIRALLEDKLQFFNTREQWVDNYYPMREGILGQGGAGLPWVMQWLIGGKIYKDIIRTLYGQGTGRYSSDEVRMLKEEVWEAINAFVVEGRNKTLARRRGKGDNGDDKPFWVLGGEGPTEADCTLYGMVAGRLMCSSAAPETGRLVRGYPTLVEYAMRIHDRYFEEYDLWEEEI, translated from the exons ATGGCACCCCCCATAACCCTCAACCGTaacttcccccccacccctaaCCACGTCTGGTCCCCCTTCGTCAATAAACTCGagctccgcctccgcctctcctccatcccctaCACCACTGCCTCTGGCTCCCTACCCCAATCCCCCAACAGGAAAATACCCTACATATCCTACCAGccctccccaaaccacaCCCCCGAACTCCTAGGCGACTCAACCCTTATCACTAAGCGGCTCATATCcgaccacctcctccccgacctcAACTCTGCCCTTTCCCCGGCAGAAAAAGCCCTTGACCTGTCCATTAGAGCACTACTGGAAGATAAACTCCAGTTCTTCAACACCCGCGAGCAATGGGTCGACAACTACTACCCCATGAGAGAAGGAATTCTCGGTCAGGGAGGAGCGGGTCTGCCATGGGTGATGCAATGGCTTATAGGGGGGAAGATTTACAAGGATATCATCCGGACGCTCTATGGGCAGGGGACAGGGAGGTACTCTTCTGACgaggtgaggatgttgaaggaggaggtgtgggAAGCTATAAATGCTTTtgttgtggaggggaggaataAAACTCTAGcccggaggagggggaaaggggataATGGTGACGATAAGCCGTTTTGGGtcttgggaggggaggggccCACGGAAGCGGATTGCACTTTGTATGGCATGGTtgcggggaggttgatgtgtAGCAG CGCTGCTCCTgagacggggaggttggtgaggggttATCCCACGTTGGTGGAGTACGCGATGAGGATTCATGATCGATACTTTGAGGAGTATGAtctttgggaggaggaaatctAG